One Cucurbita pepo subsp. pepo cultivar mu-cu-16 chromosome LG07, ASM280686v2, whole genome shotgun sequence genomic region harbors:
- the LOC111798449 gene encoding auxin response factor 19-like — protein sequence MKTPANGVASSAAAPNSCEGGLEKKIINPELWQACAGPLVNLPPAGYHVVYFPQGHSEQVAASLKKDVDAQIPNYPNLPSKLLCLLHNVTLHADPETDEVYAQMTLQPVPSFDKDALLRSDLALKSNKPQPEFFCKTLTASDTSTHGGFSVPRRAADKIFPPLDFSMQPPAQELVAKDLHDTVWTFRHIYRGQPKRHLLTTGWSLFVSGKRLLAGDSVLFIRDEKQQLLLGIRRANRQPTNLSSSVLSSDSMHIGILAAAAHAAANNSPFTVFYNPRASPSEFVIPLAKYYKAVSANQISLGMRFRMMFETEESGTRRYMGTITGISDLDPVRWKGSQWRNLQVGWDESTGGERRNRVSIWEIEPVIAPFFICPPPFFRSKRPRQPGMPDDESSDLDSIFKRTMFGDDFCMKDPQGYPGLNLVQWMNMQNPSLSNMQPNYMHSFSGSMLPNLGGVDISRQLGMSNAQNPQSNNIQFNAQRLLPQAQQLDQLPKIPSTMNSMASVVQPPQQFDDISQQTRQNVVTSQIQSQIMQQPHANGILQQQTSLQNQQLQRSLPQNMLMQQHQQILGQNQQQNMNQPPIPDQSNHPLQMSDNQIQMQMLQKFQQQQQSLLAQQSVLQPAQLAQLPEQQSFSISMSTNQTMDVPHSAPAAGPPPSAQQAPKSHSSNQHLQPKFPQLQQQPHDMSRPMGHNNQFSAATSSVITGAAGAGQSGITDDIPSCSTSPSTNNSPSLVQPVTNGRLHRTTGLVDDVAQSAATIFSTNTLDSISPNANLVKNIPHKAAVKPSLNISKNQSHGVLTQQTFLTGAVPQTEFLDTSSSTTSACLSQNDAQLQQNNIMSFNSQPMLFRDGSQDLEPPTDLHNIPYGTNVDGQLVAHLNSDPLMNKGIGGLGKDFSNNFSSGDMLATYDAQKDPQQEISSSIVSQSFGIPDMTFNSMDSTINDSSFLNRNQWAPPPPFQRMRTYTKVYKRGAVGRSIDITRYSGYDELKQDLARRFGIEGQLEDRQKIGWKLVYVDHENDVLLVGDDPWEDFVNCVRSIKILSPQEVQQMSLDGDFGNGGLPNQACSSSDGGNA from the exons ATGAAGACGCCGGCGAACGGTGTcgcctcctccgccgccgcgcCTAATTCCTGCGAAG GTggattggagaagaagatcatAAATCCGGAGTTATGGCAAGCGTGCGCCGGTCCACTGGTGAACCTACCGCCGGCCGGTTACCACGTAGTGTATTTCCCTCAGGGCCACAGCGAACAG GTTGCAGCATCTTTAAAGAAAGATGTGGATGCTCAAATCCCAAACTATCCTAATCTTCCTTCTAAGTTACTATGTCTGCTTCATAATGTAACATTACAT GCTGACCCAGAAACTGATGAAGTATATGCTCAAATGACACTACAACCAGTTCCTTCT TTTGACAAGGATGCATTGTTGAGATCTGATCTAGCTCTCAAGTCTAATAAGCCTCAACCAGAGTTCTTCTGTAAAACATTGACTGCAAGTGACACAAGCACTCATGGGGGGTTCTCCGTGCCACGCCGTGCTGCTGACAAGATCTTCCCCCCTCTT GATTTCTCAATGCAACCACCTGCACAAGAGCTTGTTGCTAAGGATCTACATGATACTGTATGGACTTTCCGTCACATATACCGAG GTCAACCGAAACGACATTTGCTGACAACCGGATGGAGCTTATTTGTTAGTGGCAAGAGACTTCTAGCTGGTGATTCAGTTTTGTTCATAAG AGATGAAAAACAACAGCTTCTATTGGGCATTAGGCGAGCGAATAGGCAACCGACAAACTTGTCGTCATCGGTTTTGTCGAGTGATAGTATGCACATTGGTATTCTTGCAGCTGCCGCCCATGCTGCTGCAAACAACAGCCCTTTTACTGTCTTTTACAACCCAAG GGCAAGTCCTTCAGAATTTGTCATTCCTCTAGCCAAATACTACAAGGCGGTGTCTGCGAACCAAATATCGCTCGGTATGCGCTTCCGAATGATGTTCGAGACTGAAGAGTCTGGAACGAGAAG GTATATGGGCACTATCACAGGTATAAGTGATCTTGATCCTGTCAGATGGAAGGGCTCACAATGGCGTAATCTACAG GTCGGGTGGGACGAGTCGACAGGAGGAGAACGACGAAACCGAGTCTCGATATGGGAGATCGAACCGGTTATTGCTCCCTTTTTCATTTGCCCACCTCCTTTCTTTAGATCAAAACGTCCAAGACAACCAGGAATGCCAG ATGATGAGTCCTCTGATTTGGATAGCATATTTAAAAGAACAATGTTTGGTGATGATTTCTGCATGAAAGATCCGCAGGGATATCCCGGCCTAAACTTAGTTCAATGGATGAATATGCAAAACCCTTCACTCTCTAATATGCAGCCAAATTATATGCATTCATTTTCTGGATCTATGCTTCCGAACCTCGGCGGAGTCGATATTTCTCGACAACTTGGCATGTCGAATGCACAAAATCCTCAATCGAATAACATACAGTTCAATGCACAAAGGCTACTTCCTCAAGCTCAACAGTTAGATCAGCTACCTAAGATACCATCGACTATGAACTCAATGGCATCCGTTGTGCAGCCACCACAACAGTTCGATGATATCTCTCAGCAGACACGGCAGAATGTCGTCACGAGCCAGATTCAGTCTCAAATAATGCAGCAGCCTCATGCTAATGGGATCTTACAGCAGCAAACCTCTTTGCAAAACCAGCAGCTTCAAAGAAGCCTCCCTCAGAACATGCTAATGCAGCAGCATCAGCAAATTTTGGGGCAGAATCAACAGCAGAATATGAACCAGCCACCGATCCCGGATCAGTCGAATCATCCGTTGCAAATGTCTGATAATCAGATTCAAATGCAGATGTTGCAAAAGTttcagcaacagcagcaatCACTTTTGGCTCAGCAGTCTGTTCTTCAGCCTGCTCAACTTGCCCAACTCCCGGAACAGCAGAGCTTTTCAATATCCATGTCGACTAACCAAACGATGGATGTACCTCACTCTGCCCCAGCTGCAGGCCCTCCTCCATCAGCACAGCAGGCACCAAAGAGCCATAGCTCAAATCAGCATTTGCAGCCAAAATTTCCGCAGTTACAGCAACAGCCTCATGATATGTCTAGGCCAATGGGACATAACAATCAGTTCTCTGCAGCTACTAGTAGTGTAATAACAGGAGCAGCAGGGGCAGGTCAATCTGGAATCACTGATGACATACCATCATGCTCCACATCTCCTTCCACAAACAACTCTCCAAGTTTGGTTCAACCTGTAACGAACGGACGCCTACATCGAACCACCGGATTAGTCGACGATGTTGCTCAATCTGCTGCTACAATATTCAGTACCAACACCTTGGATAGCATATCACCAAATGCCAACTTGGTTAAAAACATACCACACAAGGCTGCTGTTAAACCTTCACTGAATATCTCCAAGAATCAAAGCCATGGAGTTTTGACACAACAAACCTTCTTGACCGGTGCTGTTCCACAGACTGAGTTCTTGGACACGTCGTCGTCGACAACGTCGGCTTGTCTTTCTCAGAATGATGCTCAGCTGCAGCAGAATAATATAATGTCTTTCAACTCACAGCCTATGTTGTTTAGAGATGGTTCACAGGATTTGGAGCCACCAACGGATCTTCATAACATTCCTTATGGGACTAATGTTGATGGACAATTGGTAGCACATTTAAATTCAGATCCTTTGATGAACAAAGGCATTGGAGGGTTGGGGAAGGATTTCTCCAATAATTTCTCTTCTGGAgacatgcttgccacatatgACGCACAGAAAGATCCTCAACAGGAAATCTCTTCTTCTATAGTTTCACAATCATTTGGTATTCCAGACATGACATTCAACTCCATGGATTCAACTATAAACGACAGTTCCTTCTTAAATAGAAACCAATGGGCCCCTCCACCTCCTTTTCAACGTATGCGAACCTATACCAAG GTGTACAAACGTGGAGCTGTTGGGAGATCTATTGATATTACTCGCTACTCGGGCTACGATGAGCTTAAACAAGATCTTGCCCGTCGGTTCGGTATCGAGGGGCAATTGGAAGACAGGCAAAAGATAGGCTGGAAACTTGTTTATGTGGATCATGAAAACGATGTTTTACTCGTAGGCGACGACCCTTGGGA GGACTTTGTGAACTGCGTACGAAGCATCAAGATCCTCTCCCCACAAGAAGTCCAACAAATGAGCTTGGATGGAGATTTTGGCAACGGTGGCCTACCTAACCAAGCCTGCAGTAGCTCAGATGGTGGAAACGCTTAA
- the LOC111798236 gene encoding cytochrome P450 CYP73A100-like → MAHSTTKLAFLSLVSLLLLGLLTKFLFISLNILLITLSIAFVFAIILFSNSSNTPPGPLPIPIFGNWLQVGNDLNHRVLASLAQKYGSVFRLKLGYKNLVVVSDVELARQVLHAQGAEFGSRPRNVVFDVFTSNGQDMVFTIYGEHWRKMRRIMTQPLFTNNVVHTYSGTWEEEMDLVVRDLKNNSKVRFEGLVIRKPLQLMMYNIMYRMMFDSKFESQDDPLYIEVTRLNSERMRLAQSSEYNYGDFIPFLKPFLRGYLNKCKELRNERLAFFNVNYVEKRRKIMEANGDEHKTSCAIDHIINAQLKGEISEENVLYIIENINVAAIQTTLRSMEWLIVELVNHPTVQQKIRDELSTVLKEMKVTPSNLHELPYLQAVVKETLRLRIPVPLLVPHMNLKEAKLGGYTIPKESKVMVNAWWLGNNPAWWKNPEEFRPERFLQEESSTEVTVGGNVDFRLVPFGVGRRSCPGIVVAMPILGMFIAKLVTNFEMKPPNGMEKIDVQEKGGPFSLYIANPSTVAFEPISV, encoded by the exons ATGGCGCATTCAACAACAAAGTTAGCATTCCTTAGCTTAGTTTCTCTACTACTTTTGGGGTTGCTCACCAAGTTCTTGTTCATCTCCTTAAACATCCTTCTAATCACTCTTTCCATTGCTTTTGTCTTTGCTATCATACTCTTCTCCAATTCCTCCAACACTCCTCCTGGTCCTCTCCCTATCCCTATCTTCGGGAACTGGCTCCAAGTCGGGAACGACCTCAACCATCGTGTTCTTGCGTCGTTAGCGCAAAAATATGGCTCGGTGTTCCGACTCAAACTCGGCTACAAGAATCTAGTCGTGGTGTCTGATGTTGAGCTTGCTAGACAAGTTCTTCATGCTCAAGGTGCGGAGTTTGGCTCTCGTCCTCGGAATGTCGTCTTCGACGTTTTCACTAGTAATGGACAAGATATGGTGTTTACGATTTATGGTGAGCATTGGCGTAAAATGCGTAGAATCATGACACAACCACTTTTTACGAACAATGTTGTGCATACCTATAGTGGTACGTGGGAGGAAGAAATGGATTTGGTTGTTCGTGATCTTAAGAATAACTCGAAGGTGAGATTCGAAGGGTTAGTCATAAGAAAGCCGTTGCAATTGATGATGTACAATATCATGTATCGAATGATGTTTGATTCGAAGTTTGAATCTCAAGACGATCCTTTATACATTGAGGTGACTCGATTGAACTCGGAAAGAATGCGATTGGCACAAAGTTCGGAATATAATTATGGAGATTTCATTCCTTTCCTCAAACCCTTTTTGAGGGGTTACTTGAACAAGTGCAAGGAGTTGAGAAATGAGAGGTTGGCATTTTTCAACGTTAACTATGTTGAGAAAAGAAG aaaaattatggaagcTAACGGAGACGAGCACAAAACAAGTTGCGCCATAGATCATATTATAAACGCTCAACTAAAAGGAGAAAttagtgaagaaaatgttctATACATCATAGAAAACATCAACGTTGCAGCAATACAGACAACACTTAGATCAATGGAGTGGTTAATAGTCGAGTTGGTGAACCATCCAACCGTTCAGCAAAAAATTCGAGACGAACTCTCAACAgtcttaaaagaaatgaaagtcACACCATCGAACTTACATGAGTTACCCTATCTACAAGCCGTAGTGAAAGAGACATTGAGACTACGCATACCGGTACCATTATTAGTACCACATATGAACTTAAAAGAAGCCAAGCTTGGAGGCTACACAATTCCAAAGGAGTCTAAGGTGATGGTGAATGCATGGTGGTTGGGCAATAACCCGGCATGGTGGAAAAATCCAGAAGAGTTCAGGCCAGAGAGGTTccttcaagaagaaagtagcACAGAAGTTACAGTAGGAGGTAACGTCGACTTTCGACTCGTACCATTTGGCGTCGGAAGGAGAAGTTGCCCCGGGATCGTTGTGGCAATGCCAATCTTGGGAATGTTCATTGCTAAGTTGGTAaccaattttgaaatgaagCCTCCAAATGGGATGGAGAAGATTGATGTGCAAGAAAAAGGAGGGCCATTTAGTTTGTATATTGCAAACCCGTCGACCGTGGCATTCGAACCTATAAGTGTTTAG